From the Penaeus monodon isolate SGIC_2016 chromosome 3, NSTDA_Pmon_1, whole genome shotgun sequence genome, the window GTCTCATGTAAGCATAAAGTTATTACTAATAAGCAATAAACCTCTACAAGGCTATAGTCAACAgatatgaaaataacagaaacacaataacatgtacacaaaagtaaaaaggaaacagccaaaataagatatgaaatttcttttcttattgtggctgattCCTTTCAATGAGAATAAAAGATTTGAAGGAGTTAGTAGTCTTAAAAGATAGTGTTTATTTCAACTTACTGGTCCTTGATGATAGTTGTATCCCCGGGCAATCTTAGGGTCTGCTGAATCATTTGAGTTGTCGTAGTCACCATTATATGCCCAGTCACTGGGATCCAGTGTCTTTATTCCAAGTGGACCTAACAGGATTTTCTCTGCATTTTTCAAGGCTATCCACGCATGTTTAGGAGTGAACATCTCTGGGGCCTGGAACAACATATTGTTTTATCACATCTTTGCCAATGCTGAAAGGACCTTATGAAATGCAAATTATATCTTTTGAATCTGATCCTAGAGTAACTCACCACAGCAATTGCAACAGGGAAATTGCAACGCAGTTGGTAATCAGCCCAGAACTGAGAGGCATTATATGAGTCTTTGTAAATGCCCCTTCGATTGATAAGTTCTGGCTTGGGTTCCCTGTCAGGAATTGGATTTTCATCTATCCAGTAGTACTTCTCAAAGCTCTCTTGAATTTTCTTTTCCCAGAATTCATATGTCCACTTTGTGACATTACCTGAAAAATGAGAGTAagttaatcatataaaaaatatgaacaaaacaaaaattgccTATTCTCAAATTCACATCAATCTTGACAATTCATTTCACCACCAAGTAGTGTACCTGTGTCATCGTATCTTTCTACACTGTTGTATTTGAATTTGTCTTCACGATACATCTGACCCAGGAAGCGAAGAGCAGATTTGCAAAGGCCCACAATTTCTACAGCACAACCATCTCTTGGTGTTGCTGGTTTGCCTTTGATTCCTGCCAGCTCACTTGAACCCATTTTGTCCATCCATGTACCGCAGTTGTGAACCGTTCCACCATACACAAAACCTTGAAaagattatttctatttattattcaaGACTCAGATATGCACTGTCACATATGGCTAAATCACATCCAGACTACTTCTTTTCTAAATTTTAGCATCTACTGTTAGGCTTTCATATACATGTGCAAGAATCACTATTATACCTGTTTCCAAACTGACTCCAATCTCGTTGTTGAAACCTTCATCGCACATCTCCCTGTCAATCTGGTAACCAGCATTCCTCTCACGGAACTTCACGCCCTGGAAGTGGCGCTGCAGGGTCTCCTGAATCACGTCCTCTAGCAACTGATCCTGAAAGAGACAAAAATGATTCTGTAAAATAATGGATAATTTCTGGTACTGTGATATCTTACAAGCTAGAGAAATTTTTGATAGGATTGGGGTCAGAGAGTTTTCACTTTGACACAAGTGTGGGACACATAATAAAGAAATGTAATTCCTATTCCAGACACATTTTCCTTGATAACTGCAAGAAAACACTATAAGAACACACTCTCAGAATCTGTTCTTGAGCATGTTTCTGTCAATATTCATGAAAATACTTTCCACTCTAATATACTTACATGTCTGCCTGGTTCTTGAGGTGGTGAGTCATCAGTAGGGAAGAGACGAGACACTCTGTCCCTGAAGATGCGATTGCCATCAGGAACAATTGCCACATACCTGGAAAcacaattatttttgtaatcaacAGTTAAACACTAATGATTATAGTTTCATAAACCAAGAGGACAATTATGAAAAAGATTTAAGTCCAATTCAAATTTAGATAAGCTTTAGAAAAAATACAGGAGcacaaaaaaataatgctaatgaataatatttttctgACATTTTGTGCCTTGTATGCATGAGTTAGCAACACAATCAGCTCCATCTTGAAGGTATTACCACTCTCTACATATTTCAGATATGTCAATGAGTTCAAAAGTAATGAACTAACCTTTGGATGGACTGGAGCCACCACCAGACAGAATCTCTACAGTTGAATCGAGCCTTGATACCTCCATCCAAAAGGTTGGGTATGAGGCCATGACGCATTGTGCTCGCATATGCCAAGATAATCCATCTGTCAAGAgtaaattaatattcataaagTGCAGAAATATATGTTCTAGAAGTAGGTAGTGTAATTTCATGCTGCATTCTTTATATCTTGCAGTATATTAAAAGTTACCATCTTGTTTCTGAAAAAAATGTGTTGAATAACTTACCTTGCCTCATCATATCTTCCAGTGATGAGAAGATTTCCAGGAAGGGCAATAAATGTGTCTCGGCCCCAGTTGCGCATGTAACCCACTGAGAAATGCGGTAAtcctagaaaaataaataaattacattactccagaataaaaacataatatgaaaTATCATCACAATAGTTCATAAAACAGATCATCATTTTCTAACATCATCAGTGTTCAAATTTAGCTTACCAGCAGCAATAGTAACAGACATCTGTTTCGTTGAACCTGAACCATCTGTGACTACTGGAGGTTGAGGTGAAGACAGGTTGGGAGACAGAGGTGGCATCACGGCAGACTTGACAATGCCAC encodes:
- the LOC119592558 gene encoding uncharacterized protein LOC119592558 → MVQVQRNRCLLLLLLDYRISQWVTCATGAETHLLPFLEIFSSLEDMMRQDGLSWHMRAQCVMASYPTFWMEVSRLDSTVEILSGGGSSPSKGMWQLFLMAIASSGTECLVSSLLMTHHLKNQADMISC